A genome region from Deltaproteobacteria bacterium PRO3 includes the following:
- a CDS encoding SCP2 sterol-binding domain-containing protein: MSYFQSTQQLQDVLGGFFQRLFDDPQIGPKLREAKLKLQFQYSDPELSISADTAQNPVKLLFNDAAFKPEVQMSMKADVAHRFWHGKVNLIAALTRREMVAKGPIPKILKLLPAIKPAYDLYPEYLKEKGFENLILK; the protein is encoded by the coding sequence ATGTCCTACTTTCAATCGACGCAGCAGCTGCAGGATGTCTTGGGCGGTTTCTTTCAGAGGCTTTTCGACGATCCTCAGATCGGACCGAAGCTGCGCGAGGCCAAGCTCAAGCTGCAATTCCAATACAGCGATCCGGAGCTCTCGATCTCCGCCGACACCGCGCAAAATCCCGTGAAGCTGCTCTTCAACGACGCCGCCTTCAAGCCCGAGGTGCAGATGAGCATGAAGGCCGACGTCGCCCACCGCTTCTGGCACGGCAAGGTCAACCTGATCGCGGCCCTGACCCGGCGCGAGATGGTGGCTAAGGGGCCCATCCCCAAGATCTTGAAGCTGCTGCCCGCCATCAAGCCCGCCTACGACCTCTACCCGGAGTATTTGAAGGAAAAGGGCTTTGAGAATTTGATCCTTAAATAA